A window of the Diceros bicornis minor isolate mBicDic1 chromosome 30, mDicBic1.mat.cur, whole genome shotgun sequence genome harbors these coding sequences:
- the LOC131394410 gene encoding zinc finger protein 266-like isoform X2: protein MTYHIHWIDTFLSRYSSLQGFLRKSSCSRTVYLLNSQLKVDPLILVHDSVTFADVAVHFTQEEWTLLDPSQKNLYRDVMLENYKNLTTVGYQLFKPNLIPWLEEELKTMERGVFQEWETPLKTKDSAIQQDIFWEKAYNRIEMERIHNGWELYDCEQCGKVFSERSCIKTHRRTQNGVTTQENNQHEKCFLALHKKTSTGEKLSGFNQWGQAIGTTPDVVYSGTSIQEKAIEFSDNVKAFINQSYLQAQTRTHSGEKFCECKECGGSFIHSTNLCVCLQIHTGDSHYECKEWGKSFKGTSRLHAHEQIHTGIKPWQCKECGKGFKPSVHLNVHLGSPIGEKPYECKECGKAFTQFSGLTEHIETHTGENPLKGDTRGIAFATSSKLTSHFRTDIGERPFECSICEKRFTSSSYLIIHKRTHTGEKPYKCNECGKGFSCFLYLKRHQRIHTGEKPYECKECGKAFTQSSGLINHTKTHNGKKPFKCDTCGKAFAASSDLTYHLRAHNGEKPFECNICEKRFARSLYLIIHKRTHTGEKPYKCNECGKGFLCLPYLKCHQRRHTGEKPYKCKECGKTFIQSSALVRHIKTHTGEKPFKCDTCGKAFTTSSNHRIHLRTHSGEKPFACNTCEKRYTSFSYLIIHKRTHTGENLYKCTECGKGFSYFRGLKRHKQTHTGEKPYECKECGKAFTQSSGLVRHIKTHTGEKPFKCDTCGKAFTTSSNRRIHLRTHSGEKPFECNICEKRFKSSSYLIIHKRTHTGEKPYKCKECGKGFSYFVSLKCHKRTHTGEKPYECKECGKTFTRSSGLVCHIYTHTGERPFKCDTCGKAFAASSNLSYHLRTHNGEKSFECNICEKRFRTSSYLIIHKRSHTGEKNIQMQGI, encoded by the exons ATGACATACCACATCCACTGGATAGACACATTTCTTTCTAGGTACTCCAGTCTCCAGGGCTTCTTAAGGAAGTCAAGCTGCTCAAGGACTGTGTACCTGTTGAATTCTCAACTCAAAGTGGATCCTCTCATATTGGTTCAT GACTCAGTTACCTTCGCTGATGTAGCTGTGCACTTCACCCAAGAGGAGTGGACTTTACTGGACCCATCTCAGAAAAATCTATACagagatgtgatgctggagaactacaAGAACCTGACCACAGTAG GGTATCAGTTGTTCAAACCCAATCTGATTCCTTGGTTGGAAGAAGAGTTGAAGACAATGGAAAGAGGAGTCTTCCAAG aGTGGGAAACTCCGCTTAAAACCAAAGACTCAGCAATCCAGCAGGATATTTTTTGGGAAAAAGCATACAATAGGATAGAAATG GAAAGAATCCACAATGGTTGGGAACTTTATGATTGTGAGCAATGTGGGAAAGTCTTCAGTGAACGTTCATGCATTAAGACACACAGGAGAACTCAAAATGGAGTGACTACTCAGGAGAATAATCAGCATGAGAAATGCTTCCTTGCTCTGCACAAGAAAACGTCTACTGGAGAGAAACTTTCTGGGTTTAATCAGTGGGGACAAGCCATCGGCACGACTCCAGATGTTGTGTACTCAGGAACCAGCATACAAGAGAAAGCCATTGAATTCAGTGACAATGTGAAAGCCTTTATTAATCAGTCTTACCTTCAGGCACAAACGAGAACTCACAGTGGTGAAAAATTCTGTGAATGCAAGGAATGTGGGGGATCTTTTATTCACTCCACAAACCTTTGTGTGTGTCTACAAATTCACACTGGTGACAGTCATTACGAATGCAAGGAATGGGGAAAATCTTTTAAAGGGACCTCACGCCTTCATGCTCACGAGCAAATTCACACTGGAATAAAACCCTGGcagtgtaaggaatgtgggaaaggctTTAAACCTTCTGTACATCTTAATGTTCACCTGGGAAGTCCCattggagagaaaccctatgagtgtaaggaatgtgggaaagccttcactcAATTCTCAGGCCTTACTGAACATATAgaaactcacactggagagaatcCTTTGAAAGGTGATACACGTGGCATAGCCTTTGCTACTTCTTCAAAACTTACTAGCCATTTTAGAACTGACATTGGAGAGAGGCCTTTTGAGTGTAGTATATGTGAAAAAAGATTTACTAGTTCTTCATACTTAATCATTCACAAGCgtactcacactggagagaaaccctataaatgcaatgaatgtgggaaaggctTTAGTTGTTTTCTGTACCTTAAACGTCACCAgcgaattcacactggagagaaaccctatgaatgtaaggaatgtgggaaagctttcaCTCAATCCTCAGGCCTTATTAACCACACAAAAACTCACAATGGAAAGAAGCCTTTTAAATGTGAtacatgtgggaaagcctttgctGCTTCCTCAGATCTCACTTACCATTTGAGGGCTCACAATGGAGAGAAGCCTTTTGAGTGTAATATATGTGAAAAAAGATTTGCAAGATCTTTGTACTTAATCATTCACAAGCgtactcacactggagagaaaccctataaatgcaatgaatgtgggaaaggctTTCTTTGTCTTCCATACCTTAAATGTCACCAGCGAagacacacaggagagaaaccctataaatgtaaggaatgtgggaaaacctTCATTCAATCCTCAGCCCTTGTTCGCCACATAaaaactcacactggagagaagcctttTAAATGTGAcacatgtgggaaagcctttactaCTTCCTCAAATCACAGAATCCATTTGAGAACTCACAGTGGAGAGAAGCCCTTTGCGTGtaatacatgtgaaaaaagataTACAAGTTTTTCATACTTAATCATTCACAAGCgtactcacactggagagaaccTCTATAAATGCACGGAATGTGGGAAAGGCTTTAGTTATTTTAGGGGCCTTAAACGTCACAAGCAAAcgcacactggagagaaaccatatgagtgtaaggaatgtgggaaagccttcactcAATCTTCAGGCCTTGTTCGCCACATAaaaactcacactggagagaagcctttTAAATGTGAcacatgtgggaaagcctttactaCTTCCTCAAATCGCAGAATCCATTTGAGAACTCACAGTGGAGAGAAGCCTTTTGAGTGTAATATAtgtgaaaaaagatttaaaagttcTTCATACTTAATCATTCACAAGCgcactcacactggagagaaaccttataaatgcaaggaatgtgggaaaggctTTAGTTATTTTGTGAGCCTTAAATGTCACAAgcgaactcacactggagagaaaccatatgagtgtaaggaatgtgggaaaacctTCACTCGATCTTCAGGCCTTGTTTGCCACATATatactcacactggagagaggcCTTTTAAATGTGACacatgtgggaaagcttttgctgCTTCCTCAAATCTCAGTTACCATTTGAGAACTCACAATGGAGAGAAGTCTTTTGAGTGTAATATATGTGAAAAAAGATTTAGAACTTCTTCATACTTAATCATTCACAAGCGtagtcacactggagagaaaaacatacaaatgCAAGGAATATAG